A genomic stretch from Helianthus annuus cultivar XRQ/B chromosome 1, HanXRQr2.0-SUNRISE, whole genome shotgun sequence includes:
- the LOC110868440 gene encoding 17.3 kDa class I heat shock protein, with amino-acid sequence MSIVPSLFGSRRSSIFDPFSLDVWDPFRDFPISSSSDVSRETSTLVNARVDWKETPEAHVFKADLPGMKKEEVKVEVEDGNILQITGERNVEKEDKNDKWHRVERSSGKFTRRFRLPENANMDQVKAAMENGVLTITVPKEEAKKPDVKSIEISG; translated from the coding sequence ATGTCGATCGTCCCAAGCTTATTCGGTAGCCGACGCAGCAGCATCTTCGACCCGTTTTCCCTAGACGTTTGGGACCCATTCAGAGACTTCCCCATTTCATCTTCATCTGATGTTTCAAGGGAAACTTCTACATTGGTAAACGCCCGTGTGGATTGGAAGGAAACGCCTGAAGCTCATGTGTTCAAGGCCGATCTTCCTGGGATGAAGAAAGAAGAAGTGAAGGTGGAGGTGGAAGACGGGAACATCTTACAGATCACTGGTGAGAGGAACGTTGAGAAAGAAGATAAGAATGATAAGTGGCATCGGGTTGAAAGAAGCAGCGGCAAATTCACAAGGAGGTTCAGGTTGCCAGAGAATGCTAACATGGATCAGGTGAAGGCGGCCATGGAAAACGGAGTGCTTACAATTACGGTGCCCAAAGAAGAAGCAAAGAAACCTGATGTCAAGTCTATTGAAATTTCCGGTTAA